One Saccharopolyspora erythraea NRRL 2338 genomic region harbors:
- a CDS encoding NADPH-dependent FMN reductase, translated as MTLTVVGIGGSVRPDSQSERAMRAALAGARDAGAKVRAITGSDLALPFYDPQVPERTENAIELVEALRTADGVVISSPGYHGTISGLIKNALDYVEDLRGDERVYLDGRAVGCIGVAYGWQATVTTLQALRSVVHSLRGWPTPLGAAVNSAETQLGPEGESEDEKVTRTLRTIGQQVVDFANSRR; from the coding sequence ATGACGTTGACCGTGGTGGGTATCGGCGGGTCGGTGCGGCCCGACTCGCAGTCCGAACGCGCGATGCGGGCGGCCCTGGCCGGGGCCCGCGACGCCGGCGCCAAGGTCCGCGCGATCACCGGCAGCGACCTCGCCCTGCCCTTCTACGACCCGCAGGTGCCCGAGCGCACCGAGAACGCGATCGAGCTCGTCGAGGCACTGCGCACCGCCGACGGCGTGGTCATCTCCTCCCCCGGCTACCACGGCACCATCTCGGGCCTGATCAAGAACGCCCTCGACTACGTGGAGGACCTGCGCGGCGACGAGCGGGTCTACCTGGACGGGCGCGCGGTCGGCTGCATCGGCGTCGCCTACGGCTGGCAGGCCACCGTCACGACGTTGCAGGCGCTGCGCTCGGTGGTGCACTCGCTGCGCGGCTGGCCCACCCCGCTCGGCGCGGCGGTGAACTCGGCGGAGACCCAGCTCGGCCCGGAGGGCGAGAGCGAGGACGAGAAAGTCACCCGGACGCTGCGCACGATCGGGCAGCAGGTGGTGGATTTCGCGAACAGCCGCAGGTGA
- a CDS encoding RNA-guided endonuclease InsQ/TnpB family protein, protein MKGNAYALSGRAGRKASLSRRLTQGTLLCKMISVRRAYKCRAYPDREQAAMLSRTFGCVRLVWNKTLAERHRRYHAEGKRLSYKETDAALTRWKRTEELAFLSEVSSVPLQQTLRHQHTAFANFFAGRSRYPRFKSRNGRQSAHYTRSAFRMRDGNLYLAKTTTPLEFVWSWPDIDITTLNPTMVIISREPDGRWYVTFAVDTDDPVPEPETGHTVGVDLGVKDFAVTSDGERIANPRHLERKARNLARYQRMMARKQRGSVNRRKAKQRVARAHRKVHNTRQDFLHRTSTRLVRSADVIAVEDLAVKNMVGNKRLARVISDCGWGEFRRQLEYKTERAGKTLVVVDRWYPSSKTCSYCGHLLGHLKLSVRAWTCPNCRTRHDRDHNAAKNILAAGLAVAACGADVRRGELARARSATKQETQPARVGTPRL, encoded by the coding sequence GTGAAAGGTAACGCGTATGCCCTGTCCGGCAGGGCGGGGAGGAAAGCGTCACTCTCGAGGCGTCTTACACAAGGAACACTCCTGTGTAAAATGATCAGTGTGCGGAGGGCGTACAAGTGCCGGGCTTACCCGGACCGCGAACAGGCGGCCATGCTGAGCCGTACGTTCGGGTGTGTCCGCCTGGTCTGGAACAAGACTCTCGCTGAACGCCACCGTCGCTACCACGCCGAAGGAAAGCGGCTGTCGTACAAGGAGACCGACGCTGCACTGACGAGGTGGAAGCGCACCGAGGAACTGGCGTTCTTGTCCGAGGTGTCGAGCGTGCCGTTGCAGCAGACCTTGCGGCACCAACACACCGCGTTCGCGAACTTCTTCGCCGGGCGCTCGCGCTACCCGCGCTTCAAGTCTCGCAACGGGCGGCAGTCGGCGCACTACACCCGCAGCGCATTCCGCATGCGCGACGGAAATCTGTACCTGGCCAAGACCACCACTCCGCTGGAGTTCGTGTGGTCCTGGCCCGACATCGACATCACCACGCTCAATCCGACGATGGTCATCATCTCCCGCGAACCGGACGGCCGCTGGTACGTCACCTTCGCCGTCGACACCGACGACCCGGTACCCGAACCGGAGACCGGGCACACCGTGGGCGTTGACCTCGGAGTGAAGGACTTCGCCGTCACCTCAGACGGTGAGCGGATCGCAAACCCCCGTCATCTGGAGCGCAAGGCCCGCAACCTGGCCCGGTATCAGCGGATGATGGCGCGCAAGCAGCGCGGTTCGGTGAACCGGCGCAAAGCCAAACAGCGGGTGGCTCGTGCGCACCGCAAGGTGCACAACACGCGTCAGGACTTCCTGCACCGCACCTCCACCCGGCTCGTGCGCAGCGCGGATGTGATCGCGGTCGAAGACCTCGCGGTCAAGAACATGGTCGGCAACAAGCGCCTCGCCCGCGTGATCTCCGACTGCGGATGGGGCGAGTTCCGCCGCCAACTGGAGTACAAGACCGAACGAGCGGGCAAGACCCTCGTGGTCGTGGACCGCTGGTACCCGTCGTCCAAGACGTGCTCGTACTGCGGTCACCTCCTGGGGCACCTGAAGCTTTCCGTCCGGGCATGGACGTGCCCGAATTGCCGCACCCGGCACGATCGGGACCACAACGCGGCGAAGAACATCCTGGCCGCTGGTCTAGCGGTTGCTGCCTGTGGAGCTGATGTGAGACGGGGCGAGCTTGCTCGCGCGCGGTCGGCGACGAAGCAGGAAACCCAACCCGCGAGGGTTGGAACCCCCCGCCTCTGA
- a CDS encoding alpha/beta hydrolase — MPKAIERVALQAQALALRTALALPSPVRRAIAGPPIRIDGGELALDAQLLLKLQHLSGHRNLSAPTVELARAAMLQSTHLLPKAPVSGVSVGERRVPGATGELAARLYRPLQLTEPGELLVFYHGGGFVIGDLESHDDMCRFLAKHAGIRVLSVEYRLAPESRFPAAFDDALAAYRYAVDNAAALGSSPEAIAVGGDSAGGNLAAVVAYHAARSGLPKPSLQLLLYPAVDATKRRRSRELFGEGFLLTDRDMDWFMDHYAPDVGERGDDRLSVLLAEDLTGLSPAYVVTAGFDPLRDEGRAYAERLAEDGVPVIERCFDDLIHGFASLRRAGGRFGEAMFEIAGTLRAALALRVDQQR, encoded by the coding sequence ATGCCGAAGGCCATCGAACGAGTAGCGCTCCAGGCGCAGGCGCTCGCGCTGCGCACCGCCCTCGCGTTGCCCAGCCCGGTACGCCGGGCCATCGCGGGCCCACCGATCCGCATCGACGGCGGCGAGCTCGCCCTCGACGCGCAGCTGCTGCTCAAGCTGCAGCACCTCAGCGGCCACCGGAACCTCTCGGCGCCGACCGTCGAGCTCGCGCGGGCGGCGATGCTGCAGTCGACCCACCTGCTGCCGAAGGCGCCTGTCAGCGGCGTGTCGGTCGGCGAACGCAGGGTCCCGGGCGCCACCGGCGAACTGGCCGCCCGGCTGTACCGGCCGCTCCAGCTGACCGAACCCGGTGAGCTGCTGGTCTTCTACCACGGCGGCGGGTTCGTCATCGGCGACCTGGAAAGCCACGACGACATGTGCCGCTTCCTGGCCAAGCACGCCGGCATCAGGGTGCTGTCGGTGGAGTACCGGCTCGCCCCGGAGAGCCGCTTCCCGGCGGCGTTCGACGACGCGCTCGCCGCCTACCGCTACGCGGTGGACAACGCGGCCGCGCTGGGCAGCTCGCCGGAGGCGATCGCGGTCGGCGGCGACAGCGCGGGCGGCAACCTGGCGGCGGTGGTCGCCTACCACGCGGCCCGTTCCGGCCTGCCCAAGCCGAGCCTGCAACTGCTGCTCTACCCGGCGGTCGACGCGACCAAGCGCCGCCGCTCCCGCGAGCTGTTCGGCGAGGGCTTCCTGCTCACCGACCGCGACATGGACTGGTTCATGGACCACTACGCGCCCGACGTCGGCGAGCGCGGGGACGACCGGCTGTCGGTGCTGCTGGCCGAAGACCTGACCGGGCTGTCGCCGGCCTACGTGGTCACCGCGGGCTTCGACCCGCTGCGTGACGAGGGCCGCGCCTACGCCGAGCGCCTGGCGGAGGATGGCGTCCCGGTGATCGAGCGCTGCTTCGACGACCTCATCCACGGCTTCGCCAGCCTGCGGCGCGCCGGCGGACGCTTCGGCGAGGCCATGTTCGAGATCGCCGGCACACTGCGCGCCGCGCTGGCCCTGCGCGTCGACCAGCAGCGCTAG
- a CDS encoding nucleoside deaminase, whose amino-acid sequence MTDDDLRHLRRAIELSARARESGDEPFGSLLVGPDGAVLAEDVNTVRTDRDISAHPELKLAVWAARHLDPATSAATTMYTSCENCAMCSAAMVSSGVGRLVFALDGRRLASFRGEQRPGLDLPAADVFARASRTIAVEGPLLAEEALVPHEGFWSHAQG is encoded by the coding sequence GTGACCGACGACGACCTGCGGCACCTGCGCCGCGCGATCGAGCTGAGCGCGCGGGCGCGCGAAAGCGGCGACGAGCCCTTCGGATCGCTGCTGGTCGGCCCCGACGGCGCGGTGCTCGCCGAGGACGTCAACACCGTGCGCACCGACCGGGACATCAGCGCGCACCCCGAGCTGAAGCTCGCCGTGTGGGCCGCGCGGCACCTCGACCCCGCCACGTCCGCCGCGACCACGATGTACACCAGCTGCGAGAACTGCGCGATGTGCTCAGCGGCGATGGTGTCGTCCGGCGTCGGCCGGCTGGTCTTCGCGCTGGACGGCAGGCGGCTGGCGTCCTTCCGCGGCGAGCAGCGCCCCGGGCTGGACCTGCCCGCCGCCGACGTGTTCGCCAGGGCGTCGCGCACCATCGCGGTCGAGGGACCGCTGCTGGCCGAGGAGGCCCTGGTTCCGCACGAGGGCTTCTGGTCACACGCGCAGGGATAG
- a CDS encoding LuxR C-terminal-related transcriptional regulator, translating into MNHPTNPQAASAAGVHAAGLRAAIAAEPAAPVVAGIQGAGGYGKSALLSQLAGIYQAAGIPVSSSPDASRDGAHLVDDAHLLDETSLYALRAIAEKPGARVVVAYRPGPRSHALSELIATLGAPVLLTGLGRDEVARGLPGPASREWIDWLIEQTGGVPRFVGRVTGTIDPSQLGDRTLPRLALEQFRHDFDQLGEHARACVTAMSVGAAPHPEVLASVLELDPGHVAGALASVRSGGLVDDHDMPWPIVRAAAQLLTPLEVRLGIVRRLVDAQLAHGGPVLPLVRPLLGARVALLPEATLSAAFEKGGDEALAEAPELAGRLFDAAVSAGVPESRVAARRARAAAAAGRLDEALRLADRVIVDPAVPDRALGVQVAASVLAHRGLLAQSADLCAWSVDNLRWSGDTAYAAVGLVGTGRLREADELLSSRRESGPPTSLSGAAAKLAGGVRESVTGAATSALSTLVRAAALADPVGPGVMLPDSPAAIAATVALHCGELDVAESSLAKAVESGSGGPLLEVRHRLLAAWVPLMRGDTVTARQALGSVPSELAARDRLLATALHAGIAGRDNDMTALTAIRGQARQAAAEHSPDLFCLLPLGELVVATARLHDQDWLTPYLHEAQALLSALGNPPLWTSMLTWKCLQAAVVVEDMDSAARHAADLGETAHHNPMSAAMAEAARMWLRVLDGQVDQDEAERAARGLHAAGLTWDGARLAGQAAIRTTDRKAMLSLLECARALQGKQPRPRAMSANAGEGELLSDREREVAQLVLAGLTYKQVGKRLFISAKTVEHHIGRIRQRLGCQSREELLDRLRELVGSEA; encoded by the coding sequence TTGAACCACCCGACGAACCCGCAGGCCGCGTCGGCGGCCGGGGTGCACGCAGCAGGGCTGCGGGCTGCCATCGCGGCCGAGCCCGCCGCTCCGGTGGTCGCTGGGATCCAGGGCGCCGGCGGATACGGCAAGAGCGCGCTGCTGTCCCAGCTCGCCGGGATCTACCAGGCCGCGGGCATCCCCGTGTCGTCGTCACCGGACGCGTCGCGGGACGGGGCGCACCTCGTCGACGACGCGCACCTGCTCGACGAGACCTCGCTGTACGCGCTGCGCGCGATCGCCGAGAAGCCCGGAGCCCGGGTCGTCGTCGCCTACCGCCCGGGACCGCGCTCGCACGCGCTCTCCGAGCTGATCGCCACCCTCGGGGCGCCGGTGCTGCTGACCGGCCTCGGCCGCGACGAGGTCGCGCGCGGGCTCCCCGGGCCGGCGTCGCGGGAGTGGATCGACTGGCTGATCGAGCAGACCGGCGGCGTGCCGCGGTTCGTCGGACGCGTCACCGGCACGATCGACCCCTCGCAGCTCGGGGACAGGACGCTGCCCCGGCTCGCGCTGGAGCAGTTCCGCCACGACTTCGACCAGCTCGGCGAGCACGCGCGGGCGTGCGTGACGGCGATGTCGGTCGGCGCCGCCCCGCACCCGGAGGTGCTCGCCTCGGTCCTCGAGCTCGACCCGGGCCACGTCGCGGGAGCGCTGGCGTCGGTGCGCTCGGGCGGCCTGGTGGACGACCACGACATGCCGTGGCCGATCGTGCGGGCCGCCGCCCAGCTGCTGACCCCGCTGGAGGTGCGGCTCGGCATCGTGCGGCGGCTGGTCGACGCGCAGCTCGCGCACGGCGGACCAGTGCTGCCGCTGGTCCGCCCGCTGCTCGGCGCCCGGGTGGCGCTGCTGCCCGAGGCGACGCTCTCGGCCGCCTTCGAGAAGGGCGGCGACGAGGCGCTGGCCGAGGCTCCCGAGCTGGCGGGCCGCCTGTTCGACGCGGCGGTCTCGGCGGGCGTCCCGGAGTCGCGGGTCGCGGCCCGCCGCGCCCGGGCCGCCGCCGCCGCGGGGCGGCTGGACGAGGCGCTGCGGCTGGCCGACCGGGTGATCGTCGACCCCGCCGTCCCCGACCGCGCACTGGGCGTGCAGGTCGCGGCGAGCGTGCTGGCCCACCGCGGGCTGCTCGCGCAGTCCGCCGACCTGTGCGCGTGGTCCGTCGACAACCTGCGCTGGTCCGGCGACACCGCCTACGCCGCGGTCGGCCTGGTCGGCACCGGACGGCTGCGCGAAGCCGACGAGCTGCTGAGCTCGCGGCGCGAGTCCGGCCCTCCCACCTCGCTCTCCGGCGCGGCGGCGAAACTCGCCGGCGGCGTTCGCGAGTCGGTCACCGGTGCGGCGACCAGCGCGCTTTCCACGCTGGTCAGAGCCGCCGCGCTGGCCGACCCGGTCGGGCCGGGGGTGATGCTGCCCGACAGCCCGGCGGCCATCGCCGCCACCGTCGCGCTGCACTGCGGCGAGCTCGACGTCGCCGAGTCGTCGCTGGCCAAGGCCGTCGAGTCGGGCAGCGGCGGACCGCTGCTGGAGGTGCGGCACCGGCTGCTCGCCGCGTGGGTGCCGTTGATGCGCGGCGACACGGTGACCGCGCGGCAGGCGCTGGGCTCGGTGCCTTCCGAGCTCGCCGCCCGCGACCGGCTGCTCGCCACCGCCCTGCACGCCGGGATCGCCGGGCGCGACAACGACATGACCGCTCTCACTGCGATCCGCGGCCAGGCGCGGCAGGCCGCCGCCGAGCACTCTCCGGATCTGTTCTGCCTGCTGCCGCTGGGCGAACTCGTGGTCGCGACCGCCCGCCTGCACGACCAGGACTGGCTGACCCCGTACCTGCACGAGGCACAGGCGCTGCTGAGCGCGCTCGGCAACCCGCCGCTGTGGACGTCGATGCTGACCTGGAAGTGCCTGCAGGCGGCGGTGGTCGTGGAGGACATGGACTCCGCCGCCCGGCACGCCGCCGACCTGGGCGAGACCGCCCACCACAACCCGATGTCGGCGGCCATGGCCGAGGCCGCGCGGATGTGGCTGCGCGTGCTGGACGGGCAGGTCGACCAGGACGAGGCCGAACGCGCCGCCCGCGGCCTGCACGCGGCGGGCCTGACCTGGGACGGGGCCCGGCTCGCCGGTCAGGCCGCGATCCGCACCACCGACCGCAAGGCCATGCTCTCGCTGCTGGAGTGCGCCCGCGCGCTGCAGGGCAAGCAGCCCCGGCCGCGGGCGATGTCGGCCAACGCGGGCGAGGGCGAGCTGCTCAGCGACCGCGAACGCGAGGTCGCGCAGCTCGTGCTGGCCGGGCTCACCTACAAGCAGGTGGGCAAGCGGCTGTTCATCTCGGCCAAGACCGTCGAGCACCACATCGGCCGCATCCGCCAGCGCCTCGGCTGCCAGAGCCGGGAGGAGCTGCTCGACCGGCTCCGGGAGCTGGTCGGCTCGGAGGCGTAG
- a CDS encoding Hsp70 family protein gives MPYVLGIHLGATATSAAIARREGGRWAAAAPVPLGSGSAGVPTVLCRAQDGSYLAGEQAQRQELTHHQWVARGFTRRVGEDAPLLVGNDFVQPHALAATMIEWVADAVAHRQGHPPEHIAVAHSANWGPHRTHVVHQALAQLGISDVTLLPEPVAVAMDYASKQRVDDGGAIAVGNIGGTGFDATVLRRRTPGFEVVGPPLDSPHPGGQDLDDALFEHIRAELGGLAGLDVTDFNVRATLAQLRGDCVHARETLSFHPGATLRIHLPKVNTDFAVSRSRFEKLARTHLERVPELVLQAVQSANLTPGELDAVVLAGGVARTPLLKQLVQERLERQPLVDGAPELVAACGAAVSAVKAVSTEGDQAASMAETSVLMRIEAPDDDPNLLDPLDDDVAESPRPPVEVEPMHIEPPDEKRQRLFKILKLTLAALLVIAGLIMTFYGTPSTGGLLGGAGGPAPQQQQR, from the coding sequence ATGCCGTACGTCCTTGGGATCCATCTCGGTGCCACCGCGACCTCGGCCGCGATCGCGCGGCGAGAGGGCGGGCGGTGGGCCGCGGCGGCCCCGGTTCCGCTGGGCAGCGGTAGCGCGGGCGTCCCGACTGTGCTCTGCCGGGCGCAGGACGGCTCGTACCTGGCAGGCGAGCAGGCGCAGCGCCAGGAGCTCACCCACCACCAGTGGGTGGCCCGCGGCTTCACCCGTCGGGTGGGCGAGGACGCGCCGCTGCTGGTCGGCAACGACTTCGTCCAGCCGCACGCACTTGCCGCGACCATGATCGAGTGGGTGGCCGACGCCGTCGCGCACCGCCAGGGCCATCCCCCCGAGCACATCGCCGTCGCCCACAGCGCGAACTGGGGACCGCACCGGACCCACGTCGTGCACCAGGCGCTGGCCCAGCTCGGCATCAGCGACGTGACGCTGCTGCCCGAGCCGGTGGCGGTGGCCATGGACTACGCGAGCAAGCAGCGCGTCGACGACGGAGGCGCTATCGCCGTCGGCAACATCGGCGGCACCGGCTTCGACGCGACCGTGCTGCGCAGGCGCACCCCCGGCTTCGAGGTCGTCGGGCCGCCGCTGGACTCCCCCCACCCGGGCGGCCAGGACCTCGACGACGCGCTCTTCGAGCACATCCGCGCCGAGCTGGGCGGCCTCGCCGGGCTCGACGTCACCGACTTCAACGTCCGCGCCACGCTCGCGCAGCTGCGCGGCGACTGCGTCCACGCCCGGGAGACGCTGTCGTTCCACCCAGGGGCGACGCTGCGCATCCACCTGCCGAAGGTCAACACCGACTTCGCGGTCTCGCGCTCGCGCTTCGAGAAGCTGGCCAGGACGCACCTGGAGCGGGTGCCCGAACTGGTCCTGCAGGCGGTGCAGTCGGCCAACCTCACCCCGGGCGAGCTCGACGCGGTCGTCCTCGCCGGCGGCGTCGCGCGAACGCCGCTGCTGAAGCAGCTCGTCCAGGAGCGGCTGGAGCGCCAACCGCTGGTCGACGGCGCACCCGAGCTGGTCGCGGCGTGCGGCGCGGCCGTCTCCGCCGTGAAGGCGGTGTCGACCGAGGGCGACCAGGCCGCGTCGATGGCCGAGACCAGCGTGCTGATGCGGATCGAGGCTCCCGACGACGACCCGAACCTGCTCGACCCGCTCGACGACGACGTCGCCGAAAGCCCCCGCCCGCCGGTGGAGGTGGAGCCGATGCACATCGAGCCCCCGGACGAGAAGCGGCAGCGGCTCTTCAAGATCCTCAAGTTGACATTGGCCGCGCTGCTGGTCATCGCGGGGTTGATCATGACCTTCTACGGCACGCCGAGCACCGGCGGCCTGCTCGGCGGCGCGGGCGGCCCCGCACCCCAGCAACAGCAGCGGTAG
- a CDS encoding IniB N-terminal domain-containing protein codes for MPHSQPEGRAETFASSPGTQSGADQPTLHEFLTRLVSDPAARSAFDADPHATLDQAGLGGMTATDVLQAASLVLDYAPVEVVQEYDRSLQSSVEKFAASTQHVAINQLHPVHPLEQEELTMLHNSSPQAPDFSQGGDVDKLMPAPEAKGGDVNVDIEQNDSHNLISVHHIASDNNIGNIAAVGNVVGDVVGDTANTVVGTVGDVAYGSVSQVTNTVDNSVDVGGDLVAGAGSALIGGDVNIQPVNEVTNVVGDVTGVAGDLTGGDVTDVAGNVTGVAGDLPVVGDVAGTVGGVAGGLPVVGDVAGAAGSGELPVVGDVAGTVGGVAGGLPVVGDVAGAAGSGELPAVGDVAGTVGGVTDLAGGVTGGLPVVGDVAPAISDPAALPVVGDVAGELPVDDVAGALPVDDVADTVGGVTDTVGGVTSSLPVDDVTSHLPVEDVTSNLPVNDVTSHLPAPSDLPVVGPVAGGAVEQIAGEATSALPLDGLL; via the coding sequence ATGCCGCACTCTCAGCCGGAAGGTCGTGCCGAAACCTTCGCTTCCAGTCCCGGGACGCAATCCGGAGCCGACCAACCGACGCTGCACGAGTTCCTGACCAGGCTGGTCAGCGACCCGGCGGCCAGGTCGGCCTTCGACGCCGATCCGCACGCCACGCTGGATCAGGCAGGACTCGGGGGCATGACCGCGACGGACGTGCTGCAAGCCGCCTCCCTGGTGCTCGACTACGCGCCGGTCGAGGTCGTGCAGGAGTACGACCGCTCACTCCAGAGCAGCGTCGAGAAGTTCGCTGCGAGCACCCAGCACGTCGCGATCAACCAACTGCATCCCGTACACCCACTCGAGCAGGAAGAACTCACCATGCTGCACAACTCCTCCCCGCAGGCCCCCGACTTCTCCCAGGGCGGCGACGTCGACAAGCTGATGCCCGCGCCCGAGGCCAAGGGTGGCGACGTCAACGTCGACATCGAGCAGAACGACTCGCACAACCTGATCAGCGTTCACCACATCGCGAGCGACAACAACATCGGCAACATCGCCGCTGTCGGCAACGTCGTGGGTGACGTCGTGGGCGACACCGCCAACACCGTGGTCGGCACCGTCGGCGACGTGGCCTACGGCTCGGTCTCGCAGGTCACCAACACCGTCGACAACAGCGTCGACGTCGGTGGCGACCTGGTCGCCGGTGCGGGCTCCGCGCTCATCGGTGGCGACGTCAACATCCAGCCGGTCAACGAGGTCACCAACGTCGTGGGCGACGTGACCGGTGTCGCGGGCGACCTGACCGGTGGCGACGTGACCGACGTCGCGGGCAACGTGACCGGTGTCGCGGGCGACCTGCCGGTCGTGGGCGACGTCGCGGGCACCGTGGGTGGCGTGGCCGGTGGCCTGCCGGTCGTGGGTGACGTGGCCGGTGCCGCCGGCTCCGGTGAGCTGCCGGTCGTGGGTGACGTGGCCGGCACCGTGGGTGGCGTGGCCGGTGGCCTGCCGGTCGTGGGTGACGTGGCCGGTGCCGCCGGCTCCGGTGAGCTGCCCGCCGTGGGCGACGTGGCCGGCACCGTCGGTGGCGTGACCGACCTGGCCGGCGGCGTGACCGGTGGCCTGCCGGTCGTCGGTGACGTGGCCCCGGCGATCTCCGACCCGGCCGCGCTGCCGGTCGTGGGCGACGTCGCCGGTGAGCTGCCGGTCGACGACGTCGCGGGCGCCCTGCCGGTCGACGACGTGGCCGACACCGTGGGCGGCGTGACCGACACCGTCGGTGGCGTGACCTCCTCCCTGCCGGTCGACGACGTGACCTCGCACCTGCCGGTCGAGGACGTCACCTCGAACCTGCCGGTCAACGACGTCACCTCGCACCTGCCGGCCCCGAGCGACCTGCCGGTCGTCGGCCCGGTCGCCGGTGGCGCCGTCGAGCAGATCGCGGGCGAGGCCACCTCGGCCCTGCCGCTGGACGGCCTGCTCTGA
- a CDS encoding dynamin family protein: MIETALVELIDRATAECAEQQRADLHGRLRQIRTRVLDPAQLVLIVGESKQGKSELVNAIVNAPVCASGEDVTTVVPTLVRHSDEPTAMLVEHEPARGPAALERHPVPIERIRENLGRAVELGRPLTRGEVGLPRAVLEDGLVLMDTPGVGSVSSTLTTTTLAVAAEADALLMVSDATQELTTSELAFLKQVTALCPNVAVVQPKIDVTPHWRRVMEVNRKHLANAGVTTKIFPVSSVVRMRAMQTKDGQLNAESGFPALLEYLRNEMAGKHAQLTRRLVAHNLAEVINQLTTSLKAELAAQNPRTAAETLVELETAQRRAEDLRRMASRWQKTLSDGISELFADIEFDFRERTWAVMHQVNETFDEADPKEVWDEFIDWLTERLTDAIVQSFEWLDMRRERLAEQVADELRREYGDSLPDVERIRPPDPFDAVPKPKEPKSSDYPGLDQVLTSLRGSYGGVLMFGLITTMAGLPLMNVVSISAGLLLGSKSLKEEKDSRLRRRQTEARASVQRYVEHVVFQVNKEAKDAIRSVHRRLHEHFSQLTEEAQMEVSREIQNIKRSAERSAVDRDRRAREIKKKLEELAVLRQRASLLTQNRITAA, encoded by the coding sequence GTGATCGAGACGGCGCTGGTTGAACTGATCGATCGCGCTACTGCCGAGTGCGCCGAGCAGCAGCGCGCGGACCTGCACGGCCGCCTGCGGCAGATCCGCACGCGGGTGCTCGACCCCGCGCAGCTCGTGCTGATCGTCGGCGAGTCCAAGCAGGGCAAGAGCGAGCTGGTCAACGCGATCGTCAACGCCCCGGTGTGCGCCTCCGGAGAGGACGTCACCACCGTCGTGCCGACGCTGGTGCGCCACTCCGACGAACCGACCGCGATGCTCGTCGAGCACGAGCCGGCCCGCGGCCCGGCCGCGCTGGAACGCCACCCCGTGCCGATCGAGCGCATCCGCGAGAACCTCGGCCGCGCCGTCGAGCTCGGTCGCCCGCTGACCCGCGGCGAGGTCGGCCTGCCGCGAGCGGTGCTGGAGGACGGCCTGGTGCTGATGGACACCCCCGGCGTGGGCAGCGTGTCCTCCACCCTGACGACCACGACGCTGGCGGTCGCCGCCGAGGCCGACGCGCTGCTGATGGTCTCCGACGCCACCCAGGAGCTGACCACCAGCGAGCTGGCCTTCCTCAAGCAGGTCACGGCGCTGTGCCCGAACGTCGCCGTGGTGCAGCCCAAGATCGACGTCACCCCGCACTGGCGCCGGGTCATGGAGGTCAACCGCAAGCACCTGGCCAACGCGGGTGTCACCACCAAGATCTTCCCGGTGTCGTCGGTCGTGCGGATGCGCGCGATGCAGACCAAGGACGGCCAGCTCAACGCGGAGTCCGGTTTCCCGGCGCTGCTGGAGTACCTGCGCAACGAGATGGCGGGCAAGCACGCCCAGCTCACCCGCAGGCTGGTCGCCCACAACCTCGCCGAGGTGATCAACCAGCTCACCACGTCGCTGAAGGCCGAGCTCGCCGCGCAGAACCCGCGCACCGCCGCCGAGACGCTGGTCGAGCTGGAGACGGCGCAGCGGCGCGCCGAGGACCTGCGCCGGATGGCGAGCCGCTGGCAGAAGACGCTCTCGGACGGCATCTCCGAACTGTTCGCCGACATCGAGTTCGACTTCCGCGAACGCACCTGGGCGGTGATGCACCAGGTCAACGAGACCTTCGACGAGGCAGACCCGAAGGAGGTCTGGGACGAGTTCATCGACTGGCTCACCGAGCGGCTGACGGACGCGATCGTGCAGAGCTTCGAGTGGCTGGACATGCGCCGCGAGCGGCTCGCCGAGCAGGTCGCCGACGAGCTGCGCCGCGAGTACGGCGACTCGCTTCCCGACGTCGAGCGGATCCGCCCGCCCGACCCGTTCGACGCGGTGCCGAAGCCGAAGGAGCCCAAGAGCTCCGACTACCCGGGGCTGGACCAGGTGCTGACCAGTCTGCGCGGCTCCTACGGCGGTGTGCTGATGTTCGGTCTGATCACCACCATGGCGGGTCTTCCGCTGATGAACGTGGTGTCGATCTCGGCGGGTCTTCTGCTGGGCAGCAAGAGCCTCAAGGAGGAGAAGGACTCCCGGCTGCGGCGCCGCCAGACCGAGGCCAGGGCGTCGGTGCAGCGCTACGTCGAGCACGTGGTCTTCCAGGTGAACAAGGAGGCCAAGGACGCGATCCGCAGCGTGCACCGCAGGCTGCACGAGCACTTCTCCCAGCTCACCGAGGAAGCGCAGATGGAGGTCAGCCGGGAGATCCAGAACATCAAGCGCTCCGCCGAGCGCAGCGCCGTCGACCGCGACCGGCGCGCGCGTGAGATCAAGAAGAAACTGGAGGAGCTGGCCGTGCTGCGCCAGCGCGCCAGCCTGCTGACCCAGAACCGGATCACCGCCGCATGA